AGAGGCTATAGCGGCATGATCGAAGATGATATTTTCCAAATGGATTCCAGATCCGTTGCCAATATCATACAACGCGGAGGAACCATACTCAAAACTGCGAGAAGTAAAGAATTTTTTGAAAAAGAAGGCCGTCAAAAAGCCTATGAGAATCTGAAAAAAAGAGGGATCAATGGTTTGGTCATCATCGGTGGAGATGGATCTTTCAGAGGTGCACAGAAGTTCAGCAATGAATTCGACATCCCTTGTATCGGTCTGCCGGGCACCATTGATAAAGATATAGCCGGAAGTGATTTTACGATCGGATTTGATACCGCAGTCAATACGGCTGTTGAAGCCATCGATAAAATCCGCGATACTGCAGATGCGCATGACCGTTTATTCATTGTAGAAGTGATGGGTAGAGATGCCGGTTATATCGCATTGCACAGTGGTATTGCAACCGGTGCAGAAAACATCCTCATCCCTGAAACAAAGACCGATATCGAAGAACTGATCGCATCTTTATCAGAAAAAGAAAAAAGAAAGAAACTAGTAAATCTCATCGTTGTTGCGGAGGGTGATGATTTTGGCGGTGGGAATGAAGTAGCTACCATCATCAAACAAAGACTACCCAATGCAGATACGAGAGTATGTATCCTGGGACATATTCAACGTGGGGGCTCTCCTACCTGTTTAGACAGACTCATCGCCAGTAGAATGGGTTATCATGCGGTTGAAAGCCTGATGATCGGCCGATTCAATGTGATGGTAGGTATTCTCAATAACAAAATGAACTATATACCACTCGACAACGCAATTAAAGCAAAGCAAAAAATATCCGAAGATTGGTTGAAGATCGTGAAGATCCTTGCCAGTTAACAAGTGACCCTAAACTTGCGGATGTGTACAGATCTTAAACTCAAAACACACTCAAACAGATGTCAAAGAATCTCGAAAAGTACCTCCACAAAAACATGGACAAAGAAGCCGGTCTCGCCCACGTGAACCACAAGACCAAGATCGTGGCAACGGTTGGTCCGGCATGCGACAGCTATGAACAATTACTGGAGCTGGTAAAAGCCGGTGTCAATGTTTTTCGTCTCAATTTCTCTCATGGTAGTCATGAAGACAAACAAAGGATCATTGAACACATTCGAAATATCAATAAAACCCAACCTTACAATATCTCCATCTTAGGTGATCTGCAAGGCCCAAAATTGCGTGTGGGTGAGATCGAGAACAATGCACTCGAAGTAAAAGTGGGTGATATACTCACATTCACGAATGAAAAATGTATTGGCACCCTTGAAAAGATCTATGTTTCTTATCCAAACCTGGCAGGTGATGTTACCATCGGCAATATCATTTTGATCGATGATGGTAAATTGGAAGTTAAGGTTGTAAATATTGAAAAGAACGGTGATGTAAAAGTAGTAGTGACCTTAGGCGGTATTCTTTCTTCTAAAAAAGGAATCAACTTACCCGACACTAAAATTTCTCTTCCCGCACTCACTGAAAAAGACCTGATCGATCTGGATTTCATTATTGAACAAGAGCTTGACTGGGTAGCATTGAGTTTTGTACGCAGTGTGAAAGATATTGTCATCCTAAGAAGTAAACTGACCGAGAAAAAAAGCAAAACCAAGATCATCGCTAAGATTGAAAAACCGGAAGCGCTGGTCAATATTCGAGATATCATCATCGAGAGCGATGGTATCATGGTGGCGCGTGGAGATCTGGGTGTTGAACTTCCAGTTGAACAAATTCCTTTGATTCAAAAAGAACTGATCCGCAAATGTATTCACCGTGCAAAGCCTGTGATCGTTGCAACACAGATGATGGAGAGCATGATCGACAGAGTGAAACCCAACAGAAGCGAGATCACGGATGTTGCCAATGCAGTATTAGAAGGCGCTGATGCCGTAATGCTCAGTGGTGAAACAGCAGCCGGTAATCATCCGGCATTGGTCGTGGAAACCATGCGTAAGATCATTCTGGAAGTAGAGAAAAAAGAATACCGATACAATCGCTCAGAAGATCTGAAACCTCAACCACATTCTCCATCATTCCACAGTGATGCGATTTGTTATAATGCGTGTAAAATATCTGAAGATGTATCTGCCAATGCATTGGTTGGTATGACTCAGAGTGGTTATACAGCTTTTATGTTGAGTAGTTATCGCCCTTCTTCCCCACTCTATATTTTCACCAAAGAAAAATCATTGGTGAATCAATTGAGTTTGAGCTGGGGCGTTCGTGCGTTTTATTATGCAGAAGAAGACAGTTTAGATGATATCATTTTTGATCAGATCAATATTCTGAAAGAGAGAGGCTTTTTAAAGACAGGTGATGTGGTGGTTAATACGGGAAGTACTCCTGTTGAGCAGCACCTTCCAACGAATATCATCAAGCTGACCAAAGTGATCTAAACCTTATATACAGGTCATCATATTTTACCATCAAAAGATTCCTCAACGGGAATCTTTTTTTATATTGTACATCCTAATCATTCATACCTGCTGCCATGAAGAAAATTGTCATTCTCCTGTTATTAACGCTTCCCTTTGTAGGGCTCACGCAAGGAACTGATTCAGCCTGGATCGTAAATAATTATACTAAAAAAGAAGTCTATATCCCGATGAGGGATGGTGTTAAGCTTTTCACCAGTATCTATTTACCAAAAAATGTATCAGAAAAACATCCGATCCTTCTAACCAGAACTCCGTATTCCTGTGCGCCTTATGGTGAAGATAAATTCGCAGCCTTTTGGAGTAGTCCAAGAAGCTATTTCATGAAAGAGCACTACATCTATGTACAACAGGATGTACGAGGAAGATGGATGAGTGAAGGAGTATTTGAAGATGTTCGTCCATACAATCCGAATAAAAAAGGCACAGAGACAGATGAAGCCAGTGATACTTATGACACCATTGATTGGTTGGTAAAAAATCTGACCAACAATAATGGAAATGTGGGTGTGTTTGGAATCTCCTATCCCGGTTTTTATTCCACGATGGCAGCACTGAGCAATCATCCAGCCCTTAAGGCAGTAAGTCCGCAAGCACCGGTTACAGAATGGTTTTTGGGTGATGACTTTCATCACAATGGTGCCTTTATGTTAATGGATGGCTTTGCCTTCTATTCAGGTTTTGGTAAGCCCAGACCCAAACCCACTACGATCGGACCTAAGGGATTTGATTTTCCAACCAAAGACAATTATGAATTTTATTTGAGAACAGGAGCACTCACCAATTTCACGAAATTAATGGGTGATAGTATCAAATTCTGGAAAGACCTGATGAGTCATCCAAATTATGATGCATGGTGGAAGGCCCGAGATGCACGTGCGAATGTGCAATTCATTTCACAGGATATCCCAACATTGGTTGTAGGCGGTTTATACGACGCAGAAGATTGTTATGGGGCATGGAATCTTTATAAGGCCATTGAAAAGAAAACAAAGAACAATAATAAGATCGTGATGGGGCCATGGTATCATGGACAATGGGCCAGAACGGATGGTTCATTTTTAGGAAATGTACAATGGGGAAGTAATACAAGTGAATGGTATGGAAAAAATGTGGAACTGCCTTTCTTCAACTATTATCTGAAACAGAAAGGGAATATTGATCAGTTACAAGAAGCCACCATCTTTTTCTCAGGCTCTAATGAATGGAAGCAGTTACCTAAATGGCCTCTTGATCAGGTATCCTATGAAAGTTATGCATTACGGAAAGGAGGATATTTATCCAAAGCAGTTCCACTCATTGCGCCACTAAGCAGCTGGCAAGAGTATACCAGTGACCCTGCCAAACCTGTTCCGTATACAGAAGATGTGCATTTTGGAAGAACCAGAGAATACATGACCGATGATCAACGTTTTGCGGCAAGAAGACCGGATGTTTTGGTATTTCAAACTGAACCACTGGAAAATGATCTCACATTGGCAGGACCAATAACAGCAGATCTGATGGTTGCTATCTCCGGAACAGATGCTGATTTTGTCGTGAAACTGATCGATGTATTTCCGGATGATTTCAAATATGAGAAAGAGAACGGTTATGTCATGAATGGTTATCAAATGCTGGTTCGCGGTGAAGTGATGCGTGGTAAATTCAGAAACAGTTTTGAAAAACCAGAGCCATTCGTTCCCAATAAACCAACACGTGTAAAATATGAATTACCGGATGTGGCACATACATTCAAAAAAGGCCATCGTCTCATGATACAGGTACAAAGCAGTTGGTTTCCATTGGTTGATAGAAATCCACAACAATTCATGGATATTTATCAGGCCAAAGACAGTGACTTTAAAAAGGCCACCATTCGGATCTATCACAATGATTCGAAGATCGTGCTGCCGGTTTTAAAATAATATTATCAACCCATTATTCATCCGAAAAAGAACCGAAAATTGCAAAAACAGGCTATATAATCAGCCTATAACTAAATAATAACGCTAAAAATATGCAGGTTTTTGCGTTTTTAGAAATATCGGTGTATTTTCGTCTAACACAAATCCTATGTCAGTCATGGTTGATTCTTTTGAAAAAATCCCTGTAAAAATTCATACTTCTTCGAAAGAAGGCTCCAAA
Above is a genomic segment from Sediminibacterium sp. KACHI17 containing:
- the pfkA gene encoding 6-phosphofructokinase → MAEKKVTKIGVLTSGGDSPGMNAAVRAVVRTGIYHGMEVYGIMRGYSGMIEDDIFQMDSRSVANIIQRGGTILKTARSKEFFEKEGRQKAYENLKKRGINGLVIIGGDGSFRGAQKFSNEFDIPCIGLPGTIDKDIAGSDFTIGFDTAVNTAVEAIDKIRDTADAHDRLFIVEVMGRDAGYIALHSGIATGAENILIPETKTDIEELIASLSEKEKRKKLVNLIVVAEGDDFGGGNEVATIIKQRLPNADTRVCILGHIQRGGSPTCLDRLIASRMGYHAVESLMIGRFNVMVGILNNKMNYIPLDNAIKAKQKISEDWLKIVKILAS
- the pyk gene encoding pyruvate kinase, which produces MSKNLEKYLHKNMDKEAGLAHVNHKTKIVATVGPACDSYEQLLELVKAGVNVFRLNFSHGSHEDKQRIIEHIRNINKTQPYNISILGDLQGPKLRVGEIENNALEVKVGDILTFTNEKCIGTLEKIYVSYPNLAGDVTIGNIILIDDGKLEVKVVNIEKNGDVKVVVTLGGILSSKKGINLPDTKISLPALTEKDLIDLDFIIEQELDWVALSFVRSVKDIVILRSKLTEKKSKTKIIAKIEKPEALVNIRDIIIESDGIMVARGDLGVELPVEQIPLIQKELIRKCIHRAKPVIVATQMMESMIDRVKPNRSEITDVANAVLEGADAVMLSGETAAGNHPALVVETMRKIILEVEKKEYRYNRSEDLKPQPHSPSFHSDAICYNACKISEDVSANALVGMTQSGYTAFMLSSYRPSSPLYIFTKEKSLVNQLSLSWGVRAFYYAEEDSLDDIIFDQINILKERGFLKTGDVVVNTGSTPVEQHLPTNIIKLTKVI
- a CDS encoding CocE/NonD family hydrolase translates to MKKIVILLLLTLPFVGLTQGTDSAWIVNNYTKKEVYIPMRDGVKLFTSIYLPKNVSEKHPILLTRTPYSCAPYGEDKFAAFWSSPRSYFMKEHYIYVQQDVRGRWMSEGVFEDVRPYNPNKKGTETDEASDTYDTIDWLVKNLTNNNGNVGVFGISYPGFYSTMAALSNHPALKAVSPQAPVTEWFLGDDFHHNGAFMLMDGFAFYSGFGKPRPKPTTIGPKGFDFPTKDNYEFYLRTGALTNFTKLMGDSIKFWKDLMSHPNYDAWWKARDARANVQFISQDIPTLVVGGLYDAEDCYGAWNLYKAIEKKTKNNNKIVMGPWYHGQWARTDGSFLGNVQWGSNTSEWYGKNVELPFFNYYLKQKGNIDQLQEATIFFSGSNEWKQLPKWPLDQVSYESYALRKGGYLSKAVPLIAPLSSWQEYTSDPAKPVPYTEDVHFGRTREYMTDDQRFAARRPDVLVFQTEPLENDLTLAGPITADLMVAISGTDADFVVKLIDVFPDDFKYEKENGYVMNGYQMLVRGEVMRGKFRNSFEKPEPFVPNKPTRVKYELPDVAHTFKKGHRLMIQVQSSWFPLVDRNPQQFMDIYQAKDSDFKKATIRIYHNDSKIVLPVLK